A genomic window from Maridesulfovibrio sp. includes:
- the rplI gene encoding 50S ribosomal protein L9, whose amino-acid sequence MKLILRADVDSLGSLGEIVTVKAGYGRNYLIPQGLAMPASEANLKQFELEKRKLQELADNLRTQAEGLRDRLAEVEVNIEVRVGEGDKLYGSVTAVNIADALAELDFDIDRRKILLSDPIRSLGEYDIEIKLHPEVRGEVKLVVAKVGGPVEEEPAEEVAAPAETEVAEADAEAEAEA is encoded by the coding sequence ATGAAACTTATTTTACGTGCTGATGTAGATTCTCTTGGCAGTCTCGGAGAAATTGTTACCGTTAAAGCTGGTTATGGCCGTAACTACCTGATTCCTCAGGGTCTGGCTATGCCCGCTTCCGAAGCTAACCTCAAGCAGTTTGAGCTTGAAAAAAGAAAGCTTCAGGAACTCGCTGACAACCTCCGCACTCAGGCAGAAGGTCTTAGAGACAGACTGGCTGAAGTTGAAGTTAACATTGAAGTACGCGTTGGTGAAGGCGACAAACTGTACGGTTCCGTAACCGCAGTTAACATCGCTGATGCTCTCGCTGAACTGGATTTCGATATCGACCGCAGAAAAATCCTGCTGTCCGATCCTATCCGCTCTCTTGGCGAATACGACATCGAAATCAAACTTCATCCCGAAGTTCGCGGTGAAGTAAAACTGGTTGTAGCCAAAGTTGGCGGACCGGTTGAAGAAGAGCCCGCTGAAGAGGTTGCAGCTCCTGCTGAAACCGAAGTCGCAGAAGCAGATGCAGAAGCAGAAGCAGAAGCGTAG
- the hisD gene encoding histidinol dehydrogenase, producing the protein MPCRDITYSGQQDWPEIKKWFELRVNPDSKVDSIVKDILSNVKSKGDQALVEYTRQFDCPDFSHSMLKVSTDQRRLAYAEIESHDLEIIEEAIRNIRNFHRRQVEESWWTTGEDGTILGQLVRPVDRVGLYVPGGQGGETPLISSMIMNAVPAQVAGVKEIAVISPPRKDGTLNPYILATAQELGINEIYASGSAWAIGAFAYGTESIAPCDVIAGPGNIFVATAKGQLVGEVGIDMIAGPSEVAILADGNSDPAWIAADLLSQAEHDPLASSVLITWDDELGVKVKYELKKQAGLLPRGEIALKSLEDWGAIVKVADLETGIDFVNRMAPEHLELAFDDPWAAIGRIKHAGAIFMGHFTPEPVGDYFAGPNHVLPTVGTARFSSALSVETFTKKTSLIYTDQNYIDRHGGKIARLARLEGLEAHARSVETRLKS; encoded by the coding sequence ATGCCTTGCAGAGATATTACCTATTCCGGACAACAGGATTGGCCGGAAATCAAGAAATGGTTTGAGCTCCGGGTTAACCCGGACAGCAAAGTTGACTCCATTGTCAAAGACATTCTCTCTAATGTTAAATCAAAAGGCGATCAGGCTCTTGTGGAATACACCCGCCAGTTCGACTGCCCTGATTTCAGCCATTCCATGCTCAAAGTCAGCACTGACCAGCGCAGGCTTGCTTATGCAGAAATTGAATCACATGACCTTGAAATAATCGAAGAAGCGATCCGCAACATTAGAAATTTCCATCGCAGACAAGTCGAAGAATCATGGTGGACCACCGGTGAAGACGGAACGATCCTCGGACAGCTGGTTCGCCCTGTCGACCGTGTAGGCCTGTATGTACCCGGCGGTCAGGGCGGAGAAACACCCCTGATCTCAAGTATGATCATGAATGCGGTTCCGGCCCAGGTTGCAGGGGTCAAAGAGATTGCAGTTATCTCCCCGCCACGCAAAGACGGCACATTGAACCCCTACATTCTGGCTACAGCTCAGGAACTGGGTATTAATGAGATATACGCTTCCGGATCAGCCTGGGCTATAGGTGCTTTTGCTTACGGGACCGAATCCATCGCCCCCTGTGATGTTATTGCCGGCCCCGGCAATATCTTTGTAGCCACAGCCAAAGGTCAACTGGTCGGTGAAGTTGGTATCGACATGATCGCCGGTCCCAGTGAAGTTGCCATCCTTGCTGACGGAAACTCCGATCCCGCATGGATTGCCGCCGACCTGCTTTCACAGGCGGAACACGACCCCCTCGCATCTTCTGTACTTATAACATGGGACGACGAGCTTGGTGTTAAAGTTAAATATGAACTTAAAAAACAAGCCGGCCTTCTACCCCGTGGCGAAATTGCCCTTAAGTCCCTCGAAGACTGGGGCGCTATTGTAAAAGTCGCAGACCTTGAAACCGGTATTGATTTTGTGAACCGCATGGCACCAGAACACTTGGAACTTGCCTTTGACGATCCTTGGGCGGCTATTGGGCGCATCAAACACGCCGGAGCCATTTTCATGGGGCACTTCACCCCTGAGCCTGTAGGAGATTACTTTGCAGGACCAAACCACGTGCTGCCTACTGTGGGCACAGCGCGCTTCTCATCTGCTCTTTCAGTAGAAACATTTACCAAAAAAACAAGTTTGATCTATACTGATCAGAATTACATCGACCGCCACGGCGGTAAGATTGCAAGACTTGCGAGACTTGAGGGACTGGAAGCTCATGCCCGTTCCGTTGAAACAAGACTTAAAAGTTAA
- a CDS encoding phosphoribosylaminoimidazolesuccinocarboxamide synthase yields MSKHVVETDIKELKLLSRGKVRDIYEVDDDKLLLVTTDRISAYDVIMPNPIDDKGKILNQITLFWMDMFKDIIPNHLIASKVDDYPEVLHKYRDQLEGRSVLVKKAKPLPIECIVRGYITGSGWKDYQNTGEVCGHKLPEGLQESEMLEHPLFTPSTKAELGEHDENISVEKATELLGKELFDKVQEATLSIYKRGRDYAREKGIIIADTKFEFGIYDGELIIIDEVLTPDSSRFWPVEGYEAGKSQPSFDKQFLRDWLTEIKFNKQPPAPEVPEEIATKTRDKYMEAFTLLTESRLDA; encoded by the coding sequence ATGTCCAAACATGTAGTTGAAACCGATATTAAAGAGCTGAAACTTCTTTCCCGCGGAAAAGTCCGCGATATATACGAAGTGGATGATGATAAACTTCTGCTGGTTACCACTGACAGAATTTCCGCTTATGATGTAATAATGCCCAACCCTATCGACGATAAGGGAAAAATCCTGAACCAGATCACCCTGTTCTGGATGGACATGTTCAAAGACATCATCCCGAACCACCTGATCGCTTCTAAAGTAGACGACTACCCCGAAGTTCTCCATAAATACCGTGATCAGCTGGAAGGACGTTCCGTTCTGGTAAAAAAAGCCAAGCCCCTGCCTATTGAATGCATTGTTCGCGGATACATTACCGGTTCCGGCTGGAAAGATTACCAGAACACAGGAGAAGTCTGCGGACATAAACTCCCCGAAGGTCTTCAGGAATCAGAAATGCTGGAACACCCGCTGTTCACTCCTTCTACAAAAGCAGAACTTGGCGAGCACGATGAGAATATTTCCGTGGAAAAAGCCACTGAACTGCTAGGTAAAGAACTTTTCGACAAAGTTCAGGAAGCTACCCTTTCCATCTACAAGCGTGGCCGCGACTACGCTCGTGAAAAGGGAATCATCATTGCTGACACCAAATTCGAATTCGGCATTTATGACGGCGAATTGATCATTATCGACGAAGTCCTAACTCCGGACTCATCCCGCTTCTGGCCTGTTGAAGGCTACGAAGCAGGTAAATCCCAGCCAAGCTTTGACAAGCAGTTCCTGCGTGACTGGCTGACCGAAATCAAATTCAATAAACAGCCTCCTGCTCCTGAAGTACCAGAAGAAATCGCAACCAAAACCCGCGACAAATACATGGAAGCATTCACGCTCTTGACTGAAAGCAGACTTGACGCTTAA
- a CDS encoding DUF456 domain-containing protein, giving the protein MVTALAILVILLMLCSLALHIFGLPANWLILALAACWKFYQPVAITWNFIIILGMIALAGEVFEFMAQYLGCKKYGATGRGNIGAFIGAIAGAILGAPFFFGLGALPGALLGSFGGCFALELTHGRSFAEARYSAWGAFWGKAFGMAMKISLGVWMFVMSVPKIWPS; this is encoded by the coding sequence ATGGTAACCGCATTAGCCATTCTGGTTATCCTGCTTATGTTGTGCTCACTGGCACTGCACATATTCGGTTTACCGGCAAACTGGCTGATTCTTGCACTTGCCGCATGCTGGAAATTCTACCAGCCTGTAGCAATTACTTGGAATTTTATTATAATTCTTGGTATGATAGCCCTTGCTGGTGAAGTTTTCGAGTTTATGGCCCAGTATTTAGGCTGCAAAAAATACGGAGCTACCGGACGTGGAAATATCGGAGCTTTCATCGGCGCAATAGCAGGAGCAATCCTCGGAGCACCGTTTTTCTTTGGACTCGGTGCGCTTCCCGGTGCGTTGCTCGGCTCTTTCGGCGGATGCTTCGCCCTTGAACTAACCCACGGTAGAAGCTTTGCCGAAGCAAGGTATTCCGCGTGGGGCGCATTCTGGGGTAAAGCTTTCGGCATGGCGATGAAGATAAGCCTCGGTGTATGGATGTTTGTCATGAGCGTCCCTAAGATCTGGCCCAGTTAA
- the dnaB gene encoding replicative DNA helicase — translation MQKQKQKRRSGSDYNSGGASSDASSDLLRKVPPHNLEAEQAVLGGVFLSNTIFNDLVDITKSDDFYSPAHQEIFRAFEALYSRNAPIDLITVSEYLTAYDKIDSVGGPVYLAELANSVVSSANALYHAEIVAEKSIQRSLINTAANIINESFETQDVKELLDHSEQSIFDITDSKKNTTLKSSKAIITEVFQDLEKRVNQSSLITGIPTTYHKFDEMTAGLQNSDLIIIAGRPSMGKTAFALNVAMRAALHSGVTTAVFSLEMAMGQLMTRMLACHGKVDLSRLRTGQLDDEDWAKLYDAADDLTQSPIFIDDTPAISTMELRARCRRLKSQHNLGLVMIDYLQLMRSSARTDSREQEISDISRTLKALAKELNIPVIALSQLNRKVEERTDKRPMMSDLRESGAIEQDADIILFLYREDFYNKKEDKPLTNKAEVIIGKQRNGPTGIVELAFLGPYTAFENLAAEPYPSEYDDE, via the coding sequence ATGCAGAAGCAGAAGCAGAAGCGTAGATCCGGCTCAGACTACAATTCGGGCGGAGCGTCTAGCGACGCTTCGTCCGATCTTTTGCGTAAAGTCCCGCCGCATAACCTTGAAGCCGAACAAGCTGTATTAGGCGGGGTATTCTTAAGCAATACCATCTTCAACGACCTCGTTGACATTACTAAATCCGACGACTTCTACTCCCCTGCCCATCAGGAAATTTTCCGGGCTTTTGAGGCCCTTTATTCGCGTAATGCTCCCATCGACCTGATCACGGTAAGTGAATACCTTACTGCTTACGACAAAATCGATTCAGTCGGCGGACCGGTATATCTTGCAGAACTTGCCAACTCTGTTGTCAGCTCAGCAAACGCCTTGTACCATGCGGAAATTGTGGCGGAAAAATCCATCCAGCGCAGTCTGATCAATACCGCAGCCAATATTATCAATGAAAGCTTTGAGACTCAGGATGTTAAAGAACTTCTTGACCATTCTGAGCAATCCATCTTTGATATTACTGACTCTAAAAAGAACACCACCCTTAAAAGCAGTAAAGCTATCATAACCGAGGTTTTCCAGGATCTGGAAAAACGCGTTAACCAGTCTTCCCTGATTACCGGAATCCCGACCACATATCATAAATTTGATGAAATGACTGCCGGTCTGCAAAACTCAGACCTCATCATTATCGCCGGTCGCCCGAGTATGGGAAAAACTGCATTCGCACTGAACGTGGCCATGCGTGCCGCGCTTCATTCCGGCGTAACCACAGCTGTTTTTTCTCTTGAAATGGCCATGGGGCAGCTGATGACACGTATGCTCGCATGTCACGGCAAGGTGGATCTTTCCCGTCTCAGAACTGGTCAGTTGGATGATGAAGACTGGGCCAAGCTTTATGATGCCGCTGATGACTTGACACAGTCGCCTATTTTTATTGATGATACTCCGGCGATATCCACAATGGAACTGCGCGCAAGATGCAGACGCCTCAAATCCCAGCACAATCTTGGGCTGGTTATGATTGACTACCTGCAGCTCATGCGCTCCAGTGCCCGCACTGATTCCCGTGAACAGGAAATTTCGGATATATCTCGAACTCTCAAAGCTCTGGCCAAAGAGTTGAACATACCTGTCATCGCCCTGTCTCAGCTTAACCGTAAAGTTGAAGAACGTACCGACAAACGTCCCATGATGTCTGACCTGCGTGAATCCGGAGCTATTGAGCAGGACGCTGATATTATCCTCTTCCTTTACCGTGAAGATTTCTACAACAAGAAAGAGGACAAACCGCTGACAAACAAAGCGGAAGTTATTATCGGAAAACAGCGTAACGGCCCCACAGGTATTGTTGAACTTGCTTTTCTCGGTCCTTACACAGCATTTGAAAACCTTGCTGCTGAGCCATATCCGTCAGAATACGACGATGAATAA
- the rpsR gene encoding 30S ribosomal protein S18, which yields MAFKRKFTPKRKFCRFCADKNLPLDYKRPDILKDFVTERGKIIARRITGTCAKHQRRLTTEIKRSRQMALMHYTTVHSTDVKKKSI from the coding sequence ATGGCATTCAAAAGAAAATTCACACCCAAAAGAAAGTTCTGCCGCTTCTGCGCGGATAAGAACCTTCCCCTCGATTATAAACGTCCTGACATTCTGAAGGACTTCGTAACCGAACGCGGCAAAATTATTGCTCGCAGAATCACCGGTACCTGCGCTAAGCACCAGCGTCGTCTGACCACTGAAATCAAGCGTTCCAGACAGATGGCTCTCATGCACTACACAACAGTGCACAGCACCGATGTAAAGAAAAAGAGCATCTAG
- the rpsF gene encoding 30S ribosomal protein S6: MLRKYEVLLLLSPELASDSRKELVEGLIAIIDREGGKMDEIDDWGSRQLAYPVQNQTRGYYVRLVFNAPGPLVAELERNIRITDGIFKFVTVKLDETVKAEEA, from the coding sequence ATGCTCAGAAAGTATGAAGTACTTTTGCTTTTGAGCCCCGAACTTGCGAGCGACAGCCGCAAAGAACTCGTTGAGGGACTCATCGCAATTATCGACCGCGAAGGCGGTAAAATGGATGAGATCGACGATTGGGGTTCCCGCCAGCTGGCTTACCCTGTCCAGAACCAGACCCGTGGATACTATGTCCGCCTCGTTTTCAATGCACCCGGCCCGCTGGTTGCAGAACTCGAGCGCAACATCCGTATCACTGATGGTATCTTCAAGTTCGTAACAGTTAAACTTGATGAAACCGTAAAGGCAGAGGAGGCTTAA
- a CDS encoding enoyl-ACP reductase has product MLLKGKKALIFGVANTKSIAYGIAKQFKEQGAELAFSYVNDAIKKRVEPISEELGGAFTFQCDVQSDESIAASVAEVKEKWGDIDILIHSVAFANREDLKKRYIETSRDGFHLAMDVSAYSLVSLCNAYEDLINPGGSVMAMTYLGASRVITNYNVMGVAKATLEASVRYLAVDLGEKGVRINAISAGPIKTLAASGISSFKDIFRHIEDKAPLKRNVTTEDVGKTAVYYASDLSAGVTGETHFVDCGYNILGI; this is encoded by the coding sequence ATGCTTCTGAAAGGAAAAAAGGCACTGATTTTCGGTGTTGCAAACACAAAGAGCATTGCGTACGGCATCGCCAAGCAGTTTAAAGAACAAGGTGCTGAGCTGGCTTTCAGCTATGTTAATGATGCCATCAAAAAACGTGTTGAGCCCATCAGCGAAGAGCTGGGCGGAGCCTTCACTTTCCAGTGTGATGTTCAGAGCGATGAGAGCATCGCTGCTTCCGTTGCTGAAGTAAAAGAGAAATGGGGAGACATTGACATCCTCATCCACTCCGTTGCCTTCGCCAACCGCGAAGACCTCAAAAAACGCTACATCGAAACTTCTCGCGATGGTTTCCACCTCGCAATGGATGTTTCCGCTTACTCTCTGGTAAGTCTTTGTAATGCCTACGAAGATTTGATCAATCCTGGCGGTTCCGTCATGGCTATGACCTACCTCGGTGCAAGCAGAGTTATCACCAACTACAATGTGATGGGTGTTGCCAAAGCAACCCTCGAAGCGAGTGTTCGTTACCTTGCTGTTGATCTCGGTGAAAAAGGTGTGCGCATCAATGCCATCAGTGCAGGTCCTATCAAGACCCTCGCAGCTTCAGGCATTTCCAGCTTCAAAGACATCTTCCGCCACATTGAAGATAAAGCTCCTCTCAAGCGCAACGTGACCACTGAAGATGTTGGTAAAACCGCTGTTTACTACGCATCAGACCTTTCCGCCGGTGTAACCGGGGAAACCCACTTCGTGGACTGTGGATACAATATTCTGGGAATTTAG
- the thrC gene encoding threonine synthase — MNLANEFPKYRGKMEYHCLGCNARYDINELHYTCPECGSVFILEDLTFDELKKTSGKEWREIFDARCSTKKDSLRGIFRFYELFAPVMEEDEILYLGEGNTPIVASSPALNDVTGIKTAYKNDGQNPSASFKDRGMACAFSYINALMNKNSWDEILTVCASTGDTSAAAALYASYMKSGVKSVVILPQGKVTPQQLAQPLGSGAKVLEVPGVFDDCMKVVENLADNYRVALLNSKNSWRILGQESYAFEVAQWYDWDLKDKCIFVPIGNAGNITAIMAGFLKLYDLEIISDLPRVFGVQSAHADPVYRYYSVEDESEREYKPVKVQPSVAQAAMIGNPVSFPRVKHFAEKFEAIGGKKAFQVVQVSEQMIMDSMLLANSHGHIACTQGGECFAGLIRAKELGLISENESAVLDSTAHQLKFVGFQDMYYQNEFPAEYEVTPDASRANKPELVIESSEKDKMSEADYIAKAADNVVSMLGLEKR; from the coding sequence ATGAATCTTGCGAATGAATTTCCGAAATACCGTGGCAAAATGGAGTATCATTGCCTGGGTTGCAATGCCCGTTATGATATTAACGAACTGCACTACACCTGCCCTGAATGCGGCTCTGTTTTCATCCTCGAAGATCTCACTTTCGATGAATTGAAGAAAACCAGCGGCAAAGAATGGCGTGAAATTTTCGATGCCCGTTGTTCCACCAAAAAAGACAGTCTACGGGGTATTTTCCGGTTCTACGAGCTTTTTGCCCCGGTAATGGAAGAAGATGAAATCCTTTACCTTGGTGAAGGAAACACCCCCATCGTTGCATCCAGCCCTGCCCTGAATGATGTGACCGGAATCAAAACCGCATATAAAAATGACGGTCAGAACCCCAGCGCATCTTTCAAAGACCGTGGTATGGCCTGTGCTTTCAGCTACATAAATGCACTGATGAACAAAAACAGCTGGGATGAAATCCTGACTGTATGCGCATCCACCGGGGATACTTCCGCTGCGGCCGCACTGTACGCATCCTACATGAAAAGCGGCGTAAAATCCGTAGTTATCCTGCCGCAAGGCAAGGTCACACCTCAGCAGCTGGCACAGCCACTGGGCAGCGGAGCAAAAGTACTTGAAGTTCCCGGAGTTTTTGACGACTGCATGAAAGTCGTTGAAAATCTGGCAGACAACTACCGCGTGGCCCTGCTCAACTCCAAGAACTCATGGAGAATACTCGGTCAGGAATCTTACGCATTTGAAGTCGCCCAGTGGTACGATTGGGACCTCAAAGACAAATGCATCTTTGTTCCCATTGGAAATGCAGGCAACATCACCGCAATCATGGCCGGATTTCTTAAACTTTACGACCTTGAAATTATCAGCGATCTTCCCCGTGTATTCGGCGTACAGTCCGCTCATGCCGACCCTGTCTACCGCTACTACTCAGTAGAAGACGAAAGCGAGCGTGAATACAAACCTGTTAAAGTACAGCCTTCTGTTGCTCAGGCTGCAATGATCGGAAACCCGGTCTCCTTCCCCCGTGTAAAACACTTTGCTGAAAAATTCGAAGCAATCGGTGGCAAAAAAGCATTTCAGGTTGTGCAGGTCAGCGAACAGATGATCATGGATTCCATGCTGCTGGCGAACTCACACGGACACATAGCCTGCACTCAGGGCGGAGAATGTTTTGCAGGTCTCATCCGTGCCAAAGAGCTGGGACTGATCAGCGAAAACGAAAGTGCAGTACTTGATTCCACAGCTCATCAGCTCAAATTCGTTGGTTTTCAGGATATGTACTATCAGAACGAATTCCCAGCTGAGTATGAAGTTACCCCTGATGCTTCACGCGCAAACAAGCCTGAACTCGTGATCGAAAGCAGCGAAAAGGACAAAATGTCCGAAGCTGACTATATCGCTAAAGCTGCGGACAACGTTGTTTCCATGCTCGGTCTGGAGAAAAGATAA
- a CDS encoding phenylacetate--CoA ligase — translation MYFHEAETLERGKLEELQVERLKKTIELAANSPYYSEIFKKNSIDPSIIKTADDITKLPFTTKDDLRSQYPHGLLTQSLNNFVRLHASSGTTGTPTAVLYTQKDLETWADLMARSMYSVGLRKSDVFQNMSGYGLFTGGLGIHYGSERLGCLTVPAGAGNTKRQIKLIRDFNVTGLHIIPSFALYFAQKVRDEGYDPAEMPWRVALIGAEPHTEHTRRKIEELMCIKAYNSYGLSEMNGPGVAFECMEQEGMHVWEDSYIAEIINPETGEHVAEGEVGELVMTTLTREGMPIIRYRTRDLTRFIPGQCKCGRTSRRIDRIMGRADDMLILKGVNIYPMQIEKIIMGIPEVGQNYLIELINEGLMDQIRVKVEIKEEHFIEDMRVLQGIQKKISSMLRDEILITPRVELVQHNSIPKTEGKAVRVVDLRVKEA, via the coding sequence ATGTATTTTCATGAAGCTGAAACCCTTGAAAGAGGAAAACTGGAAGAGCTCCAGGTTGAAAGACTGAAAAAGACAATTGAGCTGGCAGCAAATTCTCCGTATTATAGTGAAATTTTTAAGAAGAACAGCATTGACCCATCCATCATCAAAACAGCTGATGATATCACAAAGCTTCCTTTTACAACTAAAGATGACCTGCGCTCACAGTATCCTCACGGACTACTGACCCAATCGCTGAACAACTTTGTGCGTCTGCACGCCTCTTCCGGTACAACAGGAACACCTACCGCAGTCCTCTATACTCAGAAGGATCTGGAGACTTGGGCAGACCTCATGGCCCGTTCCATGTATTCTGTAGGGTTACGTAAATCTGACGTATTTCAGAACATGTCCGGCTACGGCCTGTTCACAGGCGGACTCGGTATCCACTACGGTTCCGAACGTCTTGGCTGCTTAACAGTTCCTGCCGGGGCCGGTAACACAAAACGCCAGATTAAACTTATCCGCGACTTCAATGTAACCGGTCTGCATATCATTCCTTCTTTCGCCCTTTATTTTGCGCAAAAAGTGCGTGATGAAGGCTACGATCCGGCTGAAATGCCATGGAGAGTCGCCCTTATTGGTGCCGAACCGCACACCGAGCATACCCGCCGCAAAATCGAAGAACTGATGTGTATCAAAGCCTACAACTCTTACGGTCTTTCTGAAATGAACGGCCCAGGTGTCGCCTTTGAGTGTATGGAGCAGGAAGGCATGCATGTCTGGGAAGATTCCTATATCGCAGAGATAATCAATCCTGAAACAGGCGAACATGTTGCGGAAGGCGAAGTCGGGGAACTTGTTATGACCACCCTGACCCGCGAAGGCATGCCTATCATCCGCTACCGCACCCGTGACCTGACCCGGTTTATCCCCGGCCAGTGTAAATGTGGACGAACTTCCCGCCGCATTGACCGCATTATGGGCCGTGCTGATGATATGCTCATCCTCAAGGGTGTGAACATTTATCCCATGCAGATTGAGAAAATCATCATGGGCATCCCCGAAGTTGGTCAGAACTACCTCATTGAATTGATCAATGAAGGTCTCATGGACCAAATCAGAGTCAAAGTTGAGATCAAGGAAGAGCATTTCATTGAAGACATGCGCGTACTACAGGGCATCCAGAAAAAGATCTCTTCCATGCTGCGAGATGAGATACTCATCACTCCGCGCGTCGAACTGGTACAGCACAACTCCATCCCGAAAACTGAAGGCAAGGCTGTGCGTGTAGTAGACCTTAGGGTTAAAGAGGCTTAA
- a CDS encoding outer membrane homotrimeric porin — MKKLAILAVLACMVFGFAATASAVDLDAKGKFQFQMNIIDNSEFLSAKDGGQAEDDMRFYFRARAQFRFIANENLWGVLYTEYRTIYGTNGVNNGGINDGDDDLRVKNAYLQYRFPGTEILTTAGRINVNLPGAASDNMILGDADLDVFMLETPITDQIAIAGAFIRIQDLATNDSTTWAGDGVENDDELDAFYAALPITIDGISATPYFLYANIGKNTNALEGLQGPAPVAYNKNLGAWWLGTSFEMDMFDPIVFAADLAYGSVDADKKQNDRDGFFMDASLAYTGLDFVKPKLVFAYSTGEDDDSDNGSERMPIIDNNFAFGTSYFGGGAFTGNVDLDSQQQIGMWVLGLQLEDISFIEKLSHDINFLFIKGTNDADLIKNGRATAASGISADGTFLTDEDTAYEVDFTTRYQIYDELSAVVELAYVAVDFDDDTWKTSGLPGGVARGNGDEDPMLKCVVGLMYSF, encoded by the coding sequence ATGAAAAAACTTGCTATCCTCGCAGTGCTGGCATGCATGGTCTTCGGCTTTGCTGCTACCGCATCTGCTGTTGATCTGGACGCTAAAGGTAAATTCCAGTTCCAGATGAACATCATTGACAACTCTGAGTTCCTGAGCGCTAAAGACGGCGGCCAGGCAGAAGACGACATGAGATTCTACTTCCGTGCTCGTGCTCAGTTCCGTTTCATCGCAAACGAAAACCTCTGGGGTGTTCTTTACACCGAATACAGAACCATTTACGGTACCAACGGCGTTAACAACGGCGGTATCAACGATGGTGACGACGATCTCAGAGTTAAAAACGCTTACTTGCAGTACCGTTTCCCCGGCACTGAAATCCTGACCACCGCTGGTCGTATCAACGTGAACCTGCCTGGTGCAGCTTCCGACAACATGATCCTTGGTGATGCTGACCTCGACGTATTCATGCTCGAGACTCCTATCACTGACCAGATCGCGATTGCTGGTGCATTCATCCGCATCCAGGACCTCGCAACTAACGACAGCACCACTTGGGCTGGCGACGGCGTTGAAAACGACGACGAACTCGATGCATTCTACGCAGCTCTGCCCATCACCATCGATGGCATTTCTGCTACTCCTTACTTCCTGTATGCTAACATTGGTAAAAACACCAATGCTCTTGAAGGCCTCCAGGGTCCTGCTCCTGTTGCATACAACAAAAACCTCGGCGCATGGTGGCTCGGTACTTCCTTTGAAATGGATATGTTCGATCCCATCGTATTCGCAGCTGACCTCGCTTACGGTTCCGTAGACGCTGACAAAAAGCAGAACGACCGTGACGGTTTCTTCATGGACGCTTCTCTTGCTTACACCGGCCTGGACTTCGTAAAGCCCAAACTGGTATTCGCATACAGCACCGGTGAAGATGACGATAGCGACAACGGTTCCGAGCGTATGCCTATCATCGACAACAACTTTGCTTTCGGTACCTCCTACTTCGGTGGTGGTGCTTTCACCGGTAACGTTGACCTCGACAGCCAGCAGCAGATTGGTATGTGGGTTCTCGGTCTCCAGCTCGAAGATATCTCTTTCATCGAGAAACTGAGCCACGATATCAACTTCCTGTTCATCAAAGGTACCAACGATGCAGACCTCATCAAGAACGGTAGAGCAACTGCTGCTAGCGGCATCTCTGCTGACGGTACTTTCCTGACCGACGAAGACACCGCTTACGAAGTAGACTTCACCACCAGATACCAGATCTATGACGAACTGTCTGCTGTTGTTGAACTCGCTTACGTAGCAGTTGACTTCGACGACGACACCTGGAAGACTTCCGGCCTTCCCGGCGGCGTAGCACGCGGCAATGGCGACGAAGATCCCATGCTCAAGTGCGTTGTTGGTCTGATGTACAGCTTCTAA